The Streptomyces sp. HSG2 genome has a segment encoding these proteins:
- a CDS encoding DUF2752 domain-containing protein: MDVLDRRRPAPTPKRPGRASTVARVARPVAVLAGVVGAFAFVAAVDPNEPGHYPGCPLLEFTGIHCPGCGGLRSAHAFAHGDLATALQANAPAVCGYLAFLALWTAWVVRAARDRPAPGAPGRAYAWGLSALLLVFTVVRNLPPVDWLRP; the protein is encoded by the coding sequence ATGGACGTCCTCGACCGGCGGAGACCCGCCCCGACCCCGAAGAGGCCCGGCAGGGCCTCGACGGTCGCTCGGGTGGCCCGCCCGGTCGCGGTGCTCGCGGGCGTCGTCGGGGCCTTCGCCTTCGTCGCCGCCGTGGACCCCAACGAACCGGGCCACTACCCGGGCTGCCCGCTGTTGGAGTTCACCGGGATTCACTGCCCCGGTTGCGGTGGCCTGCGCAGCGCCCACGCCTTCGCCCACGGCGATCTGGCCACGGCGCTCCAGGCCAACGCGCCGGCGGTGTGCGGCTATCTGGCGTTCCTGGCGCTGTGGACCGCCTGGGTGGTGCGGGCCGCCCGCGACCGGCCGGCCCCCGGGGCACCCGGACGGGCGTACGCCTGGGGCCTGAGCGCTCTGCTCCTGGTCTTCACCGTCGTCCGCAACCTGCCGCCCGTCGACTGGTTGCGGCCCTGA
- the trpC gene encoding indole-3-glycerol phosphate synthase TrpC encodes MSVLDEIIDGVRADLVERQARVGLDELKERAARAPAARDGAAALRGEGVGVICEVKRSSPSKGALAAIADPAGLAADYEAGGASVISVLTEGRRFGGSLADLEAVRARVDIPVLRKDFIVTSYQLWEARAHGADLVLLIVAALEQPALESLIERAVSIGLTPLVEVHDEEEADRAVDAGAKIIGVNARDLKTLEVDRGTFGRVAPEIPAGIVKVAESGVRGPHDLIAYANEGADAVLVGESLVTGRDPRTAVADLVAAGAHPALRHGRA; translated from the coding sequence GTGAGTGTCCTCGACGAGATCATCGACGGAGTCCGGGCCGACCTCGTGGAACGGCAGGCGCGCGTCGGCCTCGACGAACTGAAGGAGCGCGCCGCCCGGGCCCCGGCCGCGAGGGACGGCGCGGCGGCCCTGCGCGGGGAGGGTGTCGGGGTCATCTGCGAGGTCAAGCGTTCCAGCCCCTCCAAGGGCGCGCTGGCGGCCATCGCCGACCCGGCCGGGCTCGCCGCCGACTACGAGGCGGGCGGGGCGTCGGTCATCTCCGTCCTCACCGAGGGGCGCCGCTTCGGCGGTTCGCTCGCGGACCTGGAGGCGGTCCGCGCCCGGGTGGACATCCCGGTGCTGCGCAAGGACTTCATCGTCACGTCCTACCAGTTGTGGGAGGCGCGTGCCCACGGCGCCGACCTGGTGCTGCTGATCGTCGCCGCGCTGGAGCAGCCGGCCCTGGAGTCCCTGATCGAGAGAGCCGTCTCCATCGGCCTGACCCCGCTCGTCGAGGTGCACGACGAGGAGGAGGCCGACCGCGCGGTCGACGCCGGTGCGAAGATCATCGGGGTCAACGCGCGCGACCTCAAGACCCTGGAGGTGGACCGGGGCACCTTCGGGCGGGTGGCCCCGGAGATCCCGGCGGGCATCGTGAAGGTGGCCGAGTCCGGTGTCCGAGGTCCGCACGACCTGATCGCCTACGCCAACGAGGGCGCCGACGCCGTCCTGGTGGGCGAGTCCCTGGTCACCGGCCGCGACCCGCGGACGGCGGTCGCCGACCTGGTGGCCGCGGGCGCTCACCCGGCGCTGCGACACGGGCGCGCCTGA